The genome window TATTGGTAGACAACGCCACATCCCTAACGGGTATGATAGCAGTTGCCGACGCTTTTGAGGTTAAAACCGGTGTCAAAACAGAAATAGAACTGCGTCCTGGCAGTGCAGAAGGTGAAAACCTGCTCAAGACTAGACTGGCCACAGGTGAAATGTCAGATCTAATCTATTTCAACTCAGGATCACTCCTTCCTGCTCTAAACCCTGAACGTAACTTTATTGATTTAACAGACAAACCCTATATGGATAATATTTCCCCGGCCTACAAGCAGACAGTAACTGTGAACGGCAAAATCTTTGGAATTCCAGCCAGTTCTTCTGCAGCAGGAGGAATCCTCTACAACAAAAGAGTATACAAAGAACTGGGCCTGAAAGTACCCACGACCTGGGATCAGTTCATGGCAAATAGTGAAGTCATTAAACAAGCAGGAAAAACGGCTATCATTGGTTCTTATAAAGACGACTGGACCTCGCAGCTTATTCTTCTTTCCGACTTTTACTATGTTCAGCAGCAGGTCCCGGATTTTGCAGAACGTTTTACAAAAAATCAGGCTAAATATTCTACAGAACCAGCGGCTCTGCAGGCCTTCTATAAATATGAAGAAATACAAAAAAAAGGGTATATGAATAAGGATTACCTTGCTACAACATACGATGAAGCACTGCGCATGCTTGCCTCTGGTGACGGTGTTCAGTATCCTATGCTCACCTTTGCCTTTGCGGCCTTGAATGATAACTATCCCGATCAAATCGATGATATTGGATTCTTTGCCCAGCCCGACAACAAACCCGGTTTGAATGGAGCGACCGTGTGGCTTCCCAACTCCATTTACCTCTACAAAAATGGAGAAAATACTGACCTTGCCCAGGAGTGGGCCGAATTCTATGTTTCACCAGAAGGACTGGAAATCTATTCCAAAACAAATAAAGCCGATGGCCCCTATGTAGTCAAAGGAGTAGAACTTCCTTCTGACACACCCAAGGGAATCCTGGACCTCATGAAATACTTTGATGAAGACAGAACAGCACCGGCCCTTGAGTTCATTACCCCCGTCAAGGCTCCCAACTCTCCCCAGATTTGTGTAGAAGTCGGCTCTGGAATTTCCAGCCCAGTAGATGCTGCTGCCAAATATGACAGAGATACGGAAAAACAGGCAAAACAGCTGAATCTTCCCGGTTGGTGATACCTACTGGTAGTTTTTAAATAATAAAAAGGCAATTTTCGATACCGGGAATTGCCTTTTTTATCAGGATGTACTTTATGGCAAAAAAACAGAATCATCATTACAGTTATCTTTTTTTACTCCCAGCAGGACTCATCTTTTTCATTTTTTTCCTGTTGCCGGCTCTGAGTTCTTTCTTTTTTAGTCTGACCAGATGGAACCTCACAGATTGGACCTTTATCGGACTGGAAAACTTCCAGATGTTCTTCAAAGAAGACTCCTTAAGCATCGGGTTTAAAAATACATTCATCTATGCCTTTCTCACCTGCGGTCTGAAAGTAGTTTTTGGTTTGGCCCTGGCGGTCTATCTATGTTCCCCCATCAGAACAAGAAACTTTATGAGAGCCATTGTCTTTTTTCCTAACCTCATCAGTACTATTGCTGTTGGTATCACCTTCAACAGCCTGATGCATCCCACCAGAGGAATTATTAATACCTTCATCAATACCCTGGGGCTAAATGGACCAGACTGGCTTGGAAATGTAAAAATTGCCCTTCTATCAATCATAGCCGTTGATGTATGGAAAGGTGTGGGAGTAGCCACTGTTATTTTTATTGCCGGAATCATGTCCATTCCGGAACAGTATTATGAAGCCTTGCAAATAGATGGTGGTGGTTCAATGGACAGATTTCTGCATATTACGCTCCCCTTAAGCAGACCTGCCATAAATTCCGTTATAATTCTGGCACTGATTGGTGGCCTTAGAACATTTGACCTTGTATGGAGCATGACCAGAGGAGGCCCTGGGTTTACAACAGACTTACTGTCATCCATCATTTATAAGCAGTACAGTAGTGGTTTTTTCGGACTATCAACTGCGGGGAATGTCATCCTCTTTATCATGGTATCGGCCATCGCTTTTCCGGTATATAAATTTTTAAACTCAAAGGAGGTAGACCTGTGATCTCAAAATCAAAAAGACTGATATCAGAATTGACAGGAGTCTTCCTTGCTGCAGTACTGTTCGGAATTCCCTTCTATTTTGTAATAAATAATGCATCTAAAAATGCCCAGGAAGCCTCTTTGATGAACATCAAGGCACCTGCAGAATTTCTTCTTTTCAATAATATTTCTGAAGTGCTCGCCACGAACAAAGGAATTGTGATCACGGCCTTTAAGAATAGTTTTCTCATAACTATATTCTCTATTATGGTTCTCATTCTAAGTTGCTCCATGGCTGGATTTGTTTCCCAAAGAAGAACCGACAAAGCCACCCCGGTGATTAACTTTATGATATTAGCTGGTTTGATCATCCCTCCGGCGATCGTCCCCACAATATGGCTTTTGATGTCCTTAAACATCTTTAAAACCATGTTCAGCATGGTTATGATCGAGGCAGCCCTGACAATGTCCTTCTCAACCCTCCTCTACAAAGGATTCACGGCCACAATACCCAGGCAGATTGATGAGGCAGCCATTGTTGATGGAGCAGGACCTCTGCGCCTGTTTTTTCAAATTATTTTTCCGTTGCTCAAACCCACAACCGCGACGGTGATAGTTCTCTCATCTGTGAATATTTTTAATGATTTTGTTAACCCTCTATACTTTTTTCCTGGAGGGAAAAATGCGACAGTACAGCTGACTTTGTATAATTTTATGAGTAAATATCACAGCTCATGGCATCTTCTGTTCACCGATGTCCTGATCATTTCTATTCCGCCTCTTATCCTCTTTATATTCTTTAATAGAAAGATCATAGCCGGAATGTCAGCTGGAGCTATCAAGGGATAACGCGGCTGACCATGCGATTCATCAGGTCTTTGAATGCAGAAGTCACAGAGGCGGCTTTGACAACTTCTCCCTGTATTTTTAAGACTTCGATGACGCATTCTGCCGTACAGAAACCGCCATCTTTCTGATTCCGCCTGATGTTGTATTCTGATTTTTTGTCACTTCGAATGCTAAAAATCTTCATGTTTTTCAGATAAGGACTGCGGTTATACATTTTTCTGGCTTCCTGCCATGTTCCATCCAGCAGAATCATATGCTCTATCCCCTTAAAATTGTGGCAGATCCTCTCTTCTGAAACAAGGAATTCTGGATATACAAGAAGAGCTTTTCCGGAAGCTATATGAGAAAGAAGCTCTTGATCCGGAGAGACACGTTCCCAAAGGACCTGTCTTGCATCGGCAGATCCCAAAGCCTGAACAACAACAGCACCTGTATTGCTGGGCCGCTTGAACTCTTTTTTGTGGGTCAGTAAGTGGAATTTCAATGGCTCTTCAGCAAGGCTGCGGCAAATTCTAAAGGATTATATTTGCTGGTTTTTATCTTATCCAGAAGATCGAGGATGAAGGTCTTATGATGCTCTATGGTTTTTGTAAATACCTGAATTAACTGAACGACATCTTCATCACCGATTTTCACACCGGAAGAAGCCATTCCTGAGAGGTAAAACCTGATAAAGGAATAACGAACTACGAGCATAACATATCCGTCTAGAATGTTCTGGTTCTCTGTAAAAGGGAAATGACTTTGATACATAAAATTGACTAGATAATGCTCCAAGAAATAGCCCTTCTCTATAAAAAAAGGTTCTACAGCCTCGCACAATGCTTTTTCGTACAACGGAACCTTTTGGGCTAAAGGCAGTTTTTCCTTTAATTTGAACCCTTTTTGAAGCTTTTGAGTCATGGAGACAAAAACAGGACTGTCAATCTCATCTGTGACATGAAGGGAATCAATGGCCTTACTGAAAAAATCAAATTGAAAGAAAAGAGGATTGTCCAAGACCTGACTTTTATTCTGAGGTCTGGATTTGGTAGAGCCTTTTATTGACAGCTCATGCCCCAGCCTGAGAAGCCTTTCTGATAGAAGATATTTCCGATCCTGTATCATCTCTATGGACATCTGCCGCAATAATTTTAGCTGCCGAACATCCGAATGGTTCCATCGGCTTTCACTGGTATCAATACAACTATGGATAATATACTTATCTAGAACCATCTCTTCTTCTATAAAAGAGATAGGCTCTTTGCTGGCAAGGAGCTTCCGGATTGCTTCGGGACAGGACAAAAAAAGTGACAGTTCATAGGCACCATCAAGAACATTATAAACTCTGGGATAGGAAGAACAAACATTTGAGAGATAATCCTCTCCTAGGATACTGTAAATTCTGCAGAGTTTTTTATCATCCAGAAACGGACAGTATTTTGACTCATTGATGCGAACCCGGCCGTAATCGACGTCATCACTCTGGGAATCTTCATTACGATAGACATGTTTCACAAACTCTTTTTTCATATTCATATCTTTTGTACGAAAGTACTTACGATACGTGAGTTTATCAATATCAATATCCCAACCAATGCAGCAGCTGTCTTCACAATCTCCACCGATACATTTGAATCCGTTTACATAGGAGGGAATAGTAATCTTTATAGATTGTCTCATGGCAGAGAGGTCCTCCACAAATCATCTGGTCATGATCTATTAGGCTCACTCCAGTTCCCCTAGAGGATGACTTGAAGTGAACCTTACAAATCTATTTTTTTCTTGTTTTCTTAACCTTATCTTTTAAAAGATCTGCAAAGGGATTATATGTATCAGATTCTGGTTCCAGATACTTCTTCACCGATTCGTCTTCCTGAAAAGCAGAGACCTGCCTCAGAGAGATTCTTTGTTTTTCTATATCAATGTCATTGATCTGTACGGTCACTGACTGTCCCATTTTCAAGATATCACCGGGATGACTATCTCTGGAATCCGATTTCATATCTGAAATATGAATGAGGCCGTCCAGCCCTGGTTCCAAAGAAACAAAGGCACCAAAATCCGTTATTCTGACAACAGTCCCCTGATGTTTTGAATCTTTTTTGTACTTCTTTTTTGCCAGGTCCCAGGGATCAGCAAGGAGAGCCTTCATACTCAGAGTGATCCGCTCATTCTTCCAATCCAATTTTATGATGGCCGCTTCCACTTCCTGACCAATTGTGAATAATTTATGGATATCATCAACCCGGCTTCTGCTAACTTCAGAGATGGGAAGAAGCGCCTGAACACCCTCCAGATCTACGAAAACACCAAAATCCTGAACCAGTTTGACAGTTCCCTTAACAACCATATCAACATGCAGTTTCTTTTTGAGGACTTCTATCTGTTTTTTCTTTTCTTCTTCCAGAATGGCTCTGTTTGAGACGAGAATATTGCGACCATTTTCATTATGTTCCAGGATTTTGAATGTGAGCTGTTGTCCTATATATGACTCAGGGTTTTCAATCCGTTTCTGCCCCATTTGTGAGTAGGGACAGAAAGCACGGCTATCCCCTATCTTGACTTC of Oceanispirochaeta crateris contains these proteins:
- a CDS encoding ABC transporter substrate-binding protein, coding for MKRNVLVFLLVVLIGTFAVASGQQSSDAKMAEEERVLTLLVDNATSLTGMIAVADAFEVKTGVKTEIELRPGSAEGENLLKTRLATGEMSDLIYFNSGSLLPALNPERNFIDLTDKPYMDNISPAYKQTVTVNGKIFGIPASSSAAGGILYNKRVYKELGLKVPTTWDQFMANSEVIKQAGKTAIIGSYKDDWTSQLILLSDFYYVQQQVPDFAERFTKNQAKYSTEPAALQAFYKYEEIQKKGYMNKDYLATTYDEALRMLASGDGVQYPMLTFAFAALNDNYPDQIDDIGFFAQPDNKPGLNGATVWLPNSIYLYKNGENTDLAQEWAEFYVSPEGLEIYSKTNKADGPYVVKGVELPSDTPKGILDLMKYFDEDRTAPALEFITPVKAPNSPQICVEVGSGISSPVDAAAKYDRDTEKQAKQLNLPGW
- a CDS encoding carbohydrate ABC transporter permease is translated as MAKKQNHHYSYLFLLPAGLIFFIFFLLPALSSFFFSLTRWNLTDWTFIGLENFQMFFKEDSLSIGFKNTFIYAFLTCGLKVVFGLALAVYLCSPIRTRNFMRAIVFFPNLISTIAVGITFNSLMHPTRGIINTFINTLGLNGPDWLGNVKIALLSIIAVDVWKGVGVATVIFIAGIMSIPEQYYEALQIDGGGSMDRFLHITLPLSRPAINSVIILALIGGLRTFDLVWSMTRGGPGFTTDLLSSIIYKQYSSGFFGLSTAGNVILFIMVSAIAFPVYKFLNSKEVDL
- a CDS encoding carbohydrate ABC transporter permease codes for the protein MISKSKRLISELTGVFLAAVLFGIPFYFVINNASKNAQEASLMNIKAPAEFLLFNNISEVLATNKGIVITAFKNSFLITIFSIMVLILSCSMAGFVSQRRTDKATPVINFMILAGLIIPPAIVPTIWLLMSLNIFKTMFSMVMIEAALTMSFSTLLYKGFTATIPRQIDEAAIVDGAGPLRLFFQIIFPLLKPTTATVIVLSSVNIFNDFVNPLYFFPGGKNATVQLTLYNFMSKYHSSWHLLFTDVLIISIPPLILFIFFNRKIIAGMSAGAIKG
- a CDS encoding tRNA-uridine aminocarboxypropyltransferase, producing MKFHLLTHKKEFKRPSNTGAVVVQALGSADARQVLWERVSPDQELLSHIASGKALLVYPEFLVSEERICHNFKGIEHMILLDGTWQEARKMYNRSPYLKNMKIFSIRSDKKSEYNIRRNQKDGGFCTAECVIEVLKIQGEVVKAASVTSAFKDLMNRMVSRVIP
- the fliB gene encoding flagellin lysine-N-methylase; the encoded protein is MRQSIKITIPSYVNGFKCIGGDCEDSCCIGWDIDIDKLTYRKYFRTKDMNMKKEFVKHVYRNEDSQSDDVDYGRVRINESKYCPFLDDKKLCRIYSILGEDYLSNVCSSYPRVYNVLDGAYELSLFLSCPEAIRKLLASKEPISFIEEEMVLDKYIIHSCIDTSESRWNHSDVRQLKLLRQMSIEMIQDRKYLLSERLLRLGHELSIKGSTKSRPQNKSQVLDNPLFFQFDFFSKAIDSLHVTDEIDSPVFVSMTQKLQKGFKLKEKLPLAQKVPLYEKALCEAVEPFFIEKGYFLEHYLVNFMYQSHFPFTENQNILDGYVMLVVRYSFIRFYLSGMASSGVKIGDEDVVQLIQVFTKTIEHHKTFILDLLDKIKTSKYNPLEFAAALLKSH
- a CDS encoding 30S ribosomal protein S1, with product MSTPDNNEESFAALFEDSFSDIQKMEPGQVIETEIISISGGYIFLQLSGKSEGLLDIEEVTDKEGNVTVEEGDTIKAFFLSSKNGEMLFTTKISGDKVGKAILENAFESGIPVEGTVEKEIKGGFEVKIGDSRAFCPYSQMGQKRIENPESYIGQQLTFKILEHNENGRNILVSNRAILEEEKKKQIEVLKKKLHVDMVVKGTVKLVQDFGVFVDLEGVQALLPISEVSRSRVDDIHKLFTIGQEVEAAIIKLDWKNERITLSMKALLADPWDLAKKKYKKDSKHQGTVVRITDFGAFVSLEPGLDGLIHISDMKSDSRDSHPGDILKMGQSVTVQINDIDIEKQRISLRQVSAFQEDESVKKYLEPESDTYNPFADLLKDKVKKTRKK